Sequence from the Trichomycterus rosablanca isolate fTriRos1 chromosome 10, fTriRos1.hap1, whole genome shotgun sequence genome:
CTCTACTCAACCAGCACTAAACGTTTTAAACCACTGTATGCCTAATGTTCGACTCAATATCTTTGTGTCTTGCAGCCTTTATGGCCTTTTCCACAATGCCAGAGCTGGCTAGCAAAATAAAGATGTTTTTTGCTCTGGCGCCAGTAGCCACAGTAGCCTTCACTACAAGCCCCATGGGCAAACTGAGCAGTCTTCCAGAGTTCGTTATTTGGGTAAGTATGAGCAGTTTGTTTAAAGATGACTTTTCACTGAGCAGTATGACTACAGAACATGTTATGTTTGCCAAGTGACCCATAGTAACCCATACCTACTGTTTTACTATGTAGAATTTAGTTCAGCTCTCTTGTCCAAGAGTATTACCAAAAGTAATCAAGGTTGGGCTGCAATAAAATACTAGTGTTCAGAAtatgtgtttaaaaataataattaaacaatcaGTGTAGTTTACTaccaggggcggcacggtggcttagtgggtagcactgtcgcctcacagcaagaaggtcctgggtttgatccccaagtggggcggtccgtgtcctttctgtgcggagtttgcatgttctccccgtgtctgcgtgggtttcctccgggtgctccggtttcttcccacagtccaaaaacatgccaccaggctaattggaaacactgaattaacTGGAAACACAGAATTAGTCATTCCACCTCACCGAAATGTCTAGTGGGAAGCACTCTTGGACAAACACGTAcataactgacacttttactgtCCTATTTTTGAtttcatgtttaaaatgttttgttttcaatccTCAGAAATTATTTGGCAGTAAAgatttcttccctcaaaattgGCTCATCAAGTTTTTTGCCACCCAGTTCTGTAGCAAGAAACCAATCAGCGAGTTGTGTGGAAACATCTTTTTCCTCCTCTGTGGTTTTGATGAGAAGAACCTGAACATGGTATGTGTTCCAGAGCCCAGAGCAGTTTTAATTCTCTTTAAATAGTTTATGTTAATGTGGGTCACAAatgatattattttttttagaccAGAACACCGGTTTACACCACACACTGCCCAGCAGGAACCTCCGTTCAGAACATGGTGCACTGGGCACAGGTATATACATCATTTAAACACTTGCTTAATACTTCATTTAAACACACTATCTGCTACCAGACTATAATACTACAGCGTATCAGGGCtactgttaattttttttactgtatacaTTCGGATTTCAAGAAAAAGGTTAAAGTTACGATGGCAGTCTAAGGCTTGCCAGTTTGGAGAAACATGGATGAAAGGGAGTATCTTAGTTTAGATAGCCACTACCTGCAAGTTCTGCTTCAACAAACGAGACCATTTCTTAATGTCTGATTCTTTCTTGTAAATGAACAGTTTATTGTGAAGCCATTTCAGAAATCTTATACACATAACAAACTGATGCTGATGTGCCAGGAGATGGAGAATTTCTATTTGTGAAAACAATACAAAAGTAGAACTTTACCAAATCTTTAACGGCTCTTATTTTATCATGAGAAGGTTGTTATGgttatactgtttttattttttgatatTTCTtgaaatcatttcaactttattcttgaaatcgaAACTTTTAAGATTATGTGAAGCTTTAAGTCTTGTGTTCTGTTGACAGTGACTTTACTGCCTTGTTCTTTGGGGTCCATGTGACCCCTATGTTGTGTGGGTGAAATATAATTACATTGAGTTTAAAATTAACCAATTTAATTAACAGAATTAATCAGGGGTTGTAgaggtttgtgtgtgagtgtgtaagagtCAGCTGTACCCTCAACACCAGTCATaaactaaaaacataaaaaaatcctTTATTCTAGCTGTGGGGTCTCTGAGACTCCaaacataaatgtataaattagggggtgtttggaacacaatatcaatattaaatattgtttatttgcagtCTACATAAAATTATGAAAAGTCATGAAGTATTAAGCTGACTAAAAAAGGCTCAGGATATTTTCTGAGCTGTTAAAGAGGCTCTCTGGGACTCtctgggtttttggtctgttggatTCTGtacagttgctttgagacgGTGTCCATTGTAAagagcgctatacaaatacatttgaaattTGACCCTGAACAGAACACAAGggttaaacacaaaaatacaaatgacagatttttattcatctcTGATAATTATTCTACCTTTACTTTCAACTGTAGTTATTAGATACTCATTACGATTTCTTCTTCAGGCCATTAAAAGTCGGAAACTGATGGCGTTTGATTATGGAAAAGCTGGAAATATGGCTCATTATAACCAGGTAAGTACAAATATACATGTCGTACACATTATAACAGATTCATACCAGGTgagatttattaataacaaatgtAACTGGTGTTCCTGTTGACTTTAATCTACTTTTATAACAAAGCATACATTTTATAAAGAACAGAttactgatgtaaaaaaaaatgagtgagtgagtgaaaaatCAGTAACGTTCATTGAGActtagtcaatcatgtctgtgtagacgcctgaccagcTGCAGCGCTGGGAGGTCCAACGCTGAATCCCAGTAATAGTGGGTTAGTGTACTGCTGGCTACCCAAGCGCTCTTTCTTGCTCCATTCTAGACATTATTTTCTTATATCAGAACACTTTGTTGATGTTATCTACTGCATGTTACTGCCATTTATTAATCAGCCTGAaatgattttgtttttttatcagTCAACACCTCCAGAGTACCATGTAAAGGACATGAAGGTGCCCACAGCACTGTGGTCAGGAGGACATGACACCCTGGCAGACCCCCAGGATGTAGCGTTACTACTCACGCAGATCCCTAATCTGGTGTACCACCACCACATCCAGCACTGGGAGCACCTGGACTTTATCTGGGGGCTGGATGCCCCTCAAGAGATGTACCAAGAGATGATTAAACTGATGACACAACAAGTGTGAACATCTCAACGTAGCTGCTAACAATACGAACAACAAGCGTTCATTTTACTGGAATTTTACTTCTTAACAAGCAGCACTGAGCAATAATTTAgaggtattttattttattttacttcttgTTTACTTGAAATGTGCATTACCTCATCTTTTTATTGTTTGATTATTACTAATATGTGAATCAGGattttatgaatgtatttgccATGATGTTACTATggtacttttattttaatgtgcaTTCGTCGGATTTAAACTCTACATTATAGTCTTTGATTTCTTGTGCTAACCTTTATATTTTAGTTGATTTAAATTCTTactaatcattttaaataataatttatagttTACATGATTGTACTTTCTAATCAAACAAATCCTTTATACAATAAAATGAGCATTACATTAACCCTACATCTCTAAGAGGAAATGTGTGATTCATGATTTACAgcgagtgggtagcactgtcaacacagcaagaaggtcctgggtttgattcccaggtggagcaatctgggtcctttgtggagtttgcatgttctccccatgtctgtgtgggtttcctttggttTCCTTctatagtccaaagacatgcagtcaggttaactggggat
This genomic interval carries:
- the lipf gene encoding gastric triacylglycerol lipase isoform X2, with the translated sequence MVWLQFCLSLFAVCLVQAIPPSFKYSRKLDPEVYMNISEIIRHWGYPAEEFEVVTEDGYILSINRIPHGVKNKYWQEPKPVVFLQHGLLAAGSNWVTNLPNTSLGFLLADAGFDVWLGNSRGNTWSRKHVSLTPDKKEYWQFGHDELAKKDLPAVINFITKTTGQEKIFYVGHSQGTTIAFMAFSTMPELASKIKMFFALAPVATVAFTTSPMGKLSSLPEFVIWKLFGSKDFFPQNWLIKFFATQFCSKKPISELCGNIFFLLCGFDEKNLNMTRTPVYTTHCPAGTSVQNMVHWAQAIKSRKLMAFDYGKAGNMAHYNQSTPPEYHVKDMKVPTALWSGGHDTLADPQDVALLLTQIPNLVYHHHIQHWEHLDFIWGLDAPQEMYQEMIKLMTQQV
- the lipf gene encoding gastric triacylglycerol lipase isoform X1 codes for the protein MPGKKRSTEMVWLQFCLSLFAVCLVQAIPPSFKYSRKLDPEVYMNISEIIRHWGYPAEEFEVVTEDGYILSINRIPHGVKNKYWQEPKPVVFLQHGLLAAGSNWVTNLPNTSLGFLLADAGFDVWLGNSRGNTWSRKHVSLTPDKKEYWQFGHDELAKKDLPAVINFITKTTGQEKIFYVGHSQGTTIAFMAFSTMPELASKIKMFFALAPVATVAFTTSPMGKLSSLPEFVIWKLFGSKDFFPQNWLIKFFATQFCSKKPISELCGNIFFLLCGFDEKNLNMTRTPVYTTHCPAGTSVQNMVHWAQAIKSRKLMAFDYGKAGNMAHYNQSTPPEYHVKDMKVPTALWSGGHDTLADPQDVALLLTQIPNLVYHHHIQHWEHLDFIWGLDAPQEMYQEMIKLMTQQV